A segment of the Vibrio sp. 16 genome:
AACGCCGCTCGCGTACAATTTTAATCGCACCATCTAAGTGAATATCCCGCTGCGGGTAGGCGATAGTAATTTCATGCTGTTTAAACGCCTCATCAATGGCGAAACGAATCTCACTGGTCACAGCACGAACGCCCCCTTCCACTTGAGAATTTATCCAAAAGAAGGTTTCAAAAATTAACGCGTTGTCACCAAAGTCCTGAAAGAACACCGCCATTTCAGGTGTTTTCAGCACCTTAGGGTTACTTGACGTGATCTCTCGCATCAGGGTTTCCACCAAGCGAACATCACTGCCATAGGCAACACCCACTACCACAGAGCCACGAACCAATTTATCGCGCAAGGTCCAGTTGATCACCGTGTTTTCCAACAACTTGCTGTTAGGAATCAACATATGGACGCCATCGACGCGTCGAATTCGAGTAGAACGCGTGTTGATTTGTTCCACAGTCCCTTTTGCCCCTTCAACCTCAAGGAAGTCACCAATACGAATGGGCTTTTCGCCTATCAATATCCAACCACTGATGAAGTTGTTAATGATGTTCTGCGCACCAAAACCAAAGCCGATTGCTATCGCACCCGAGAGAAACGCAAAAGCGGTAATCGGGATATTGAGCATCGACAAAGTGGTCAGGAAAATGACCGCAAGGGCGACAACAAACAACACGCGCTCAATCAAGTGGACAATATTCGGGTCCTTGCCAGATGAGGTTAGGCGAGCACACACACCTTTAATAATAAGCTTTGAAACCCATAAACTAACCACCACCCAAGTCGGCACCGCTAAAATAGCCCACAAGGTAACCGGTTGTTCATTAAAGGTAAAAAGCGTCATCTCTAACCAAGAGATCGCCGTATCAAATGCATTCATATCTGTTTAGCACTCCCACCGCAGAATACTTGTGACGGATCAATAAGGAACTTTTTCCCCATCGCTTGACGACCAAGCAGCATCAAGTACGTCATGTCAGAGCGGTCGGTCAAGGTGATTTGGATTGGCCACTCTAACCCACCCAATTTCACATTGGTTTCAATCACATAGCGCTGCTCAGAAACACCGTTTGAGGATTTCACTTTGCGCAGGTCATACAGCTCGGCTTTACAGCGCACCACTTTATCAACGTTGTGCACCTCGGGGTGAATGTCGAACTGAATACCTGGCTTACCGTGTATGGTGATCAACGTAATATTGTCGACGTGCAACGAGGACGTCTGAGCACCGGAGTCGACCCGAACGGTCAGGTTTTCAATGCCAAGATCGGGCAATGAAATGCTTTCAAGACGTCCAATAATGACTTTTTCTTTGCTACTGGTTGCCATTACATACCTTCCTTAATTTCTCGTGAGGCCACATCCTCAGACAGCTTGTCAATTTGCTGGGCTATGGTCTGTTCATCTTCATGGAAGTAAGCAATGTGATACATCGCTTCCCCTTCTTGAACTAAGGGAATGTTCTGCTTACCAATGATGACCCCAGTTCTCGGCGCGACGATCACCGCTAATTCTTCGCCATAGGCACTGCTGATGGTTGCGAGCTGATCGCCTTTTTTCACGTAGTCACCCAGTTGGTATCGGTGTTTGACAATGCCACTCGCACTGCCCCTCACCCACTGGCTACCACGCGCAATCACTGGCTCTGGTACATCACGAAGTCGGCGACTTTTGCTCACCATGTTGAGATGACGCAAGACTCGAATGACACCTCGTGTTCCCATGCGGATCGAGGTTTCATCAAATCGCAACGCTTCGCCACCCTCGTACACCAGCACTTTAGTATTCGAGTTCGCGGCACAATCACGCAACGAGCCATCAATCTCTTCCGAATGCAGTACCACTGGTGCACCAAACGCATTCGCCAGCTGCGCGGTGACTTCATCTTCCACATTGGCGCGAATTTGCGGCAAGTTGGTTCGGTGGATGGCACCGGTATGCAGATCTATACCGTACTGACACTTATCGATGATCTCGGTTTTAAATATGTTTGCCACCCGCGCCGCAAGGGAGCCTTTCGGTGAGCCGGGGAAGCTACGGTTGAGATCACGACGGTCCGGCAAGTAGCGGCTTTGGTGGATCACACCATGCACATTCACCATTGGCACAAAAATCACCGTGCCTCGAATCACCTTAAAACGCTTCATATTGATAATGCGATGAACAATTTCAATGCCATTCAGTTCGTCACCATGGACGGCGGCACTGACAAAAATTGTCGGGCCTTCACGTTTGCCGCGAATAATGTATACCGGCAAAGAAACGTCAGCGTCGGTGTACAACTTCGCCACGGGCAACGCTATTTTAGTGCGTTGACCGGGCAATATTGTGTGTGTACCAATACGGAGCTCTGACATACTTGTTACCCCTTACCACGGGTTTTATTGGCGTTAAACTTGGCGTTCTTTTCAATAAACTCGTACAGCTTGCCCGCCACGTCTAAGTTGGTTGCTTTCTCGATGCCTTCTAGACCGGGTGACGAGTTCACCTCCATCACCATTGGACCATTATTGGAACGCAGCAAATCCACACCACAGAAATTCAGACCCATGATTTTGGCCGCACTGACTGCCGTTTCACGCTCTTCTTTGGTTAAACGGATCACTTCTGCCGAGCCACCACGATGCAAATTAGAACGAAATTCCCCTTCTGCCGCTTGACGCTTCATCGCCGCGACGACACGCCCGCCAATCACCAAACAGCGAATATCCGCACCGCCTGATTCCTTGATGTATTCTTGAATCAAAATGTTGGCTTTCAAGCCCATAAAGGCTTCGATGATGCTCTCCGCAGCTTTTGACGTTTCAGCCAATACCACACCGATGCCTTGGGTACCTTCGAGTAACTTAATCACCAAAGGGGCGCCACCGACATTTTTGATAAGGTCTTTAATGTTGTCAGGTTTGCTCGCAAAACCGGTTCTAGGTAGCCCGACGCCTTTTCGAGACAACAACTGTAAAGAACGCAACTTATCGCGTGAACGGCTGATCGCCACAGATTCATTGACGTTAAATGTACCCATCATCTCGAACTGTCTCGCCACCGCCGTACCATAGAAAGTAATGGAAGAGCCAATACGTGGGATCACCGCGTCATACAATGGCAATTCGTTACCTTGGTAGCGCACCGTTGGCCGGCTGCTGGTGATGTCCATGTAGCAGTGAAGTGTGTCGATAACATCCACTTCATGACCGCGTGCAATGCCCGCTTCAACTAGACGTTTGGTTGAATATAGATTCTGATTTCTCGATAAGATGGCGATTTTCATTTTGTCTCTCCCTATGGATTTGTAGGGAAAATGTAGTAGTTGTTAAGAGATAAATAAAACTATATATTTCTTACAGTTTGTTCGAAAAAATTTATCAAAATAATGAAAATTGAGTTGCTCAAAACCTTCATCGACGTCAGTCATACGCTGCATATTCGTATGTCCGCGCAAAACCTTCATTTAACGCAAGCGGCAGTTAGCTCGCGGATTAAACAGCTGGAAGATGAGCTGGGGGTACTGCTGTTTGACCGCTCGAACAAGCGCCTAAAGCTGACAGCAGAAGGGGATAAGCTGGTCAAGCATGCCAATGACATGATGGCCATGTGGCACAAGTTAAAACAAGAAGTTGGCGTCACTGACAGCGATGGTTCGCAGCTTTTTCTTGGCGCGATGATGTCCATCTGGGACATGGTGCTGCACGACTGGCTGCAAAAGCTTCACCGTAATATTGACGATGTGCACCTTTACACTCACACCTACTCTTCGGTCGAACTTCGTAAACGAGTGCTCAATCGGATTTTGGATATCGGCTTTCTCTTCGAGCCCCCCTACACCGACGAAATTATTTCGAAGAAACTGTGCACGGTGCCTTTGGTCTTGGTCAGCACAGACCCAATCAAGCAGGTAACCGACATCGAAAATTTCGTCATGGTTGACTACGGAGATACCATCAACTCGGCGTTTTTACATCATTTCGGCAAAGACCTTTCGCCAGTTCACCATATGAGTCAACCCAATACGGCCATGTCATTTATTTTAGAAGCCGGGGGGACCGCTTACTTGCCGCGCCAAATGTGCTTTACTCAACTGCGTAAACAGCAACTTTATCTTGTGCCGAATACGCCAACCTTTCAGCGTGACATTCATGCCATATACTTAGCCAATAGCCATAAAAGAGAGTTAATTGAAGATTCGCTGATGCTGTTCCCTTACAGCATTAGATAATGTTTATTTTATATGAGTAGTTGTTCGATTTTTTTTATCAACTGTAGCTAAACACAGAAATTGATCACAGTTGTGATCAAAAAGGAGTTCCAGAATGCTCAAAGCGTTTTATCTCAAGGATGACCAGTTGACCGAAGGTGGTCAGGAACTGATTGAACAATGGCGCCTTCAAGGTGGTCAAATATGGATAGATCTCTACAAAGAACCATTGAAAGAAGAAGAGTCACTGTTACTCAATCTTGGCTGCCACCCGCTTGCGATTCAAGATGCACAGCGCGATCGCAGACCGCCAAAAGTCGAGGAATTCGAGAACTATACTTTCGTCCTCTACCGTGGGTTTAGCAATGTCGAGACGCATCTAGACATCAAAACCATGGCGCTTGGGTGCTTTGTGGGCGAGAACATCTTAATTACTCGTCGCGTCGAACACTCATTTGGTATCGAAGCGTTAGCGAAACACCGTTCATTGTCTAAGTATCTGCGCTCGCCGAGCTTAATGCTGAGTAAAATCATGAATGCGTCTGCGCAGCGCTATACCGACGCGGTTCTTGAGGCGGAAGATGAAATCAGTGACCTTGAAGATGGGATGCTCACTCAGTCCAATGATGACTTAATGCACCGCCTCATTTTGCTCAAATCCCACTTACGAAAAATACATCGTATTCAGTCCTACCACGTTAAATTGGTCGACCAACTGATGACGGAAGAGTTTGCTTACATCAATATAGAGGATGCAGACATTAAGCACAGCCTGCGCGATGTGTTTGATAAGTTTGACCGATTAGAAAGCCTTACGTCGATGTATTACGACTTGTGCGGTGACTTGATTGAAGGTTACATCTCGTTGAGCTCACACCAGCTGAATAAAACCATGCAGCTGCTTACGGTCGTCTCAGCGATTTTTGTCCCACTGACCTTTGTTGCTGGCATTTACGGAATGAACTTTGAATACATCCCTGAACTCACCTTTAAGCATGGTTACTTTATGCTTTGGGGCGTGATGGCGATTATGGCGACGTCACTTCTATACGTATTTAGACGCAAACGCTGGTTATAAGCTCTTTTCACAAATAGACCAAAGCGACCTATCGTTTTGGTCTATTTCGGCATTACTTTGCCTATCAATCTTCCCTTTACATCGAAATCGCCTATCAAGTGAAATAGGAATTGGCTATCAATAGGATAGATACAAGCGATTTTCCTTAGACACACTCCGATGAGAATATACTTTCCGAAAGCAAGAAACGGCTCAGCCCAATACATTCAGAGGAAAGTAAAAATGATTAACACTCAAATCAAACCATTTGCAGCAACAGCATACAAAAACGGCGAATTCGTTGAAGTAACAGAACAAGACGTTCTAGGTAAATGGGCAGTATTTTTCTTCTACCCAGCAGACTTCACGTTTGTATGTCCAACAGAACTGGGCGACCTTGCAGACCACTACGAAGAGCTACAAAAACGTGGCGTAGAAGTATACTCAGTATCAACTGACACACACTTCACTCACAAAGCATGGCACGACAGCTCAGACACAATCGGCAAGATTCAGTACTACATGCTTGGCGACCAAACAGGCAACATCACAAACAACTTCGGTGTGATGCGTGAAGGTCAAGGTCTTGCAGACCGCGCTACGTTCCTAATCGACCCAGAAGGCACTATCCAAGCAATGGAAATCACTGCTGAAGGTATCGGTCGTGACGCAGAAGACCTACTACGCAAAGTAAAAGCAGCTCAGTACGTAGCAGCACACCCAGGCGAAGTTTGCCCAGCAAAATGGAAAGAAGGCGAAGAGACACTAGCACCATCTCTAGACCTAGTTGGCAAAATCTAAGCCACTGATAGCACACGCTAAGCGCGCATTGAGTTCCTAGCTAGCTTAGCGTCTTAATTAGAGAGCATTCCAGGTTAGATACTTTGACGACCTTCGGCCTGGTTTGCTCTCCCCTCGCTCCAATTTTATCCAGAGTAACCATTTAAGTAAGGCATGATTCTCTATGTTAGACCAAGCAATCCAACAACAACTCAAACAATATCTGGCTAATGTAAAACAAGAAGTACGTTTAGTGGTTAGCCTAGATGAAAGCAAAGCATCAAACGACATTCTCTCTCTAGCGAATCAAATCGCAGAGATGAGCGACCTCATCACCGTTGAACGTGATGACAACGCAAGCGCACGTAAACCCGTGATGGCGGTAACCAACCCTGAGAAAGGCACATCACTGCGCTTTGCAGGCTTGCCAATGGGTCACGAGTTTACCTCTCTAGTATTGGCGCTGCTTCACTCTGGCGGACACCCAATCAAACTAGAGCCAGAAGTGATTGAGCAAATCGCAGCACTAGACAAAGATCTAGACGTAGAAATCTTCATTTCACTGTCGTGCCAAAACTGTCCGGACGTGGTTCAAGCGTTCAACATGATGGCGGCGATCAACCCGAAAGTAAAAGCAACCATGATCGACGGTGGCTTGTTCCAAGATGAAGTGAAAAAACGCGACATCATGGCAGTACCAAGCGTATTCGTGAACGGCGAGCTGTTCGGCCAAGGTCGTATGTCTCTGACTGAAATCCTTAACAAAGTGGATGATGGCGCGAGCGAAAAAGCGGCGAAAGCACTGAGCGAAAAAGACCCATACGACGTACTTGTTGTCGGCGGTGGTCCTGGTGGTAGCGCCGCTGCTCTATACGCCGCTCGTAAAGGTATTCGTACTGGCGTTGTTGCTAAGCGTTTTGGTGGTCAGGTCATGGACACTATGGCAATCGAGAACTTCATTTCGGTAAAACGTACTGAAGGTCCAAAACTGGCCACTGATCTAGCAGAACACCTAAAAGAATACGACGTAGACGTCGTGACTGAGCAACAAGCTGAGAAGCTAATGGGCGCAGCGCACACAGAAGATGGTTTGATTCACATCCAACTTGAAAGCGGCGCAACGCTGAAGGGTAAAAGTGTCATCCTTAGCCCAGGTGCACGCTGGCGTGAAATGAACGTTCCGGGTGAGCAAGAGTACCGCAACAAAGGTGTCGCGTACTGCCCACACTGTGACGGCCCACTGTTCAAAGGCAAGAAGACTGCGGTTATTGGTGGTGGTAACTCAGGCATCGAAGCGGCTATCGACCTTGCTGGTATCGTAGAGCACGTAACGGTTCTTGAATTCGCCGACGTACTTCGCGCAGACCAAGTGCTTATCGACAAAGCGAACTCACTACCCAACGTAGACATCATCACGATGGCGCAAACAACAGAAGTAGTAGGTGACGGTACGCGCGTAACAAGCTTGAAGTACAAAGACCGCAACACAGATGAAATCAAAGAGATTGAACTGTCAGGTATCTTTGTTCAAATTGGTCTAGTACCAAACACAGAGTGGCTCAAAGATTCAGAAGTCGCCCTGTCTGAGCGCGGTGAGATTGAAGTGGGTAGTCGTGGTGAAACCAGCTTAGAAGGTGTTTTCGCAGCGGGTGACGCAACCACCGTTCCTTACAAACAGATCATCATTGCGATGGGTGAAGGGGCAAAAGCAAGCTTAGGCGCATTTGACTACCTAATCCGTAAACAAGGTTAATTGTCGCAGAACAAGCGGTGAGGGTTTGAACAAAATCCATCGGGTCACCGTAGAACTCGACGAGAACAACTAAAATAAAAACTGGAAGCCCAAAGTATTGCCAGCAGGTATTCAACTGCTGGCTTTTTTGGTTTTTGGTAGGTGAAATTCCTATTGAGACAGATTGGTTAGAACTTATCGACAAGCTTCTTTAGATGGCGCTTTGCCAATTCATGATTTCCACGGCTCATCCACTTAATACAATCAAACAGCTCCCAAGTCAGCCCTTCGTCACCGTTGGTATAGGCGGGAAAGTCCTCATGTTTTGGCGCGGGCGCATCCGTTACCCTCTGCTCGATGATGTCATTTTTGTCGAATAGCACTTTAAAAGGCTTTGAGATACAAAATGGTTCACTCACATCTAAGCAGTGGATTTCAGCACTGGTTAAGTCATTGAAAATGTATTTCTTAAAGTACGCATTGTCATTGTGAAAACCATCCAGCAGATAGAAAATTTCTTTATCACTCTCGAAGACGGAAAAGCACGAGTTTGCCGCTTTGTGAAAGTCATTTTGAGTAAAAACGAGAATGTCAGCGTCCGAGACTCGATCGCCTTTCCCTGCCGCCAGCGAGCCTAGCAACACAGCGGCAACCACGTCATCTTCAGATATAAATGCCGCGCACGCTGATTGAACCAACTCATTTTGCAAAGGTAGCGACTCTAAATTACGCTTTTCTAAACTCACAACGTCCTCCATGTGTTCTGGCTAATTTTTGACGAGCTTTGTCATTGCCGTCTCTGAGACCGACTGACCATCGATTCTATATTGATCTTTGAACTCACCGACAATATCGAACCCAGCTTTAAGATACAGGTTCTTTGCGGGCGTGTTTGCTGACAAGACACAAAGGTCGAGCCAATCAATCCCTGATTGTTGTTGGCAATACTCGACAACGGTACCAATGAGCTTTTGACCCAAACCTTGTTTACGACACGTCGCGTCTACACCCATACCGAGTAACACTCTGTGGCAACAGCTTGTATCATCATGGTGGCGAAGATCAATGTGACCTTTGATACTTCCGCACCTATCTTTCACTAGCCAAAGTTTT
Coding sequences within it:
- a CDS encoding LysR substrate-binding domain-containing protein, whose product is MKIELLKTFIDVSHTLHIRMSAQNLHLTQAAVSSRIKQLEDELGVLLFDRSNKRLKLTAEGDKLVKHANDMMAMWHKLKQEVGVTDSDGSQLFLGAMMSIWDMVLHDWLQKLHRNIDDVHLYTHTYSSVELRKRVLNRILDIGFLFEPPYTDEIISKKLCTVPLVLVSTDPIKQVTDIENFVMVDYGDTINSAFLHHFGKDLSPVHHMSQPNTAMSFILEAGGTAYLPRQMCFTQLRKQQLYLVPNTPTFQRDIHAIYLANSHKRELIEDSLMLFPYSIR
- a CDS encoding succinylglutamate desuccinylase/aspartoacylase family protein; its protein translation is MSELRIGTHTILPGQRTKIALPVAKLYTDADVSLPVYIIRGKREGPTIFVSAAVHGDELNGIEIVHRIINMKRFKVIRGTVIFVPMVNVHGVIHQSRYLPDRRDLNRSFPGSPKGSLAARVANIFKTEIIDKCQYGIDLHTGAIHRTNLPQIRANVEDEVTAQLANAFGAPVVLHSEEIDGSLRDCAANSNTKVLVYEGGEALRFDETSIRMGTRGVIRVLRHLNMVSKSRRLRDVPEPVIARGSQWVRGSASGIVKHRYQLGDYVKKGDQLATISSAYGEELAVIVAPRTGVIIGKQNIPLVQEGEAMYHIAYFHEDEQTIAQQIDKLSEDVASREIKEGM
- a CDS encoding magnesium transporter CorA family protein, producing MLKAFYLKDDQLTEGGQELIEQWRLQGGQIWIDLYKEPLKEEESLLLNLGCHPLAIQDAQRDRRPPKVEEFENYTFVLYRGFSNVETHLDIKTMALGCFVGENILITRRVEHSFGIEALAKHRSLSKYLRSPSLMLSKIMNASAQRYTDAVLEAEDEISDLEDGMLTQSNDDLMHRLILLKSHLRKIHRIQSYHVKLVDQLMTEEFAYINIEDADIKHSLRDVFDKFDRLESLTSMYYDLCGDLIEGYISLSSHQLNKTMQLLTVVSAIFVPLTFVAGIYGMNFEYIPELTFKHGYFMLWGVMAIMATSLLYVFRRKRWL
- a CDS encoding ATP-dependent zinc protease, producing the protein MATSSKEKVIIGRLESISLPDLGIENLTVRVDSGAQTSSLHVDNITLITIHGKPGIQFDIHPEVHNVDKVVRCKAELYDLRKVKSSNGVSEQRYVIETNVKLGGLEWPIQITLTDRSDMTYLMLLGRQAMGKKFLIDPSQVFCGGSAKQI
- a CDS encoding GNAT family N-acetyltransferase — translated: MEVVAAEKSDLDSFFIYLGNQLSENGNGKNPLFQPISRNQKDVPDSTKDKFVQGFSHQLGEVGWRKLWLVKDRCGSIKGHIDLRHHDDTSCCHRVLLGMGVDATCRKQGLGQKLIGTVVEYCQQQSGIDWLDLCVLSANTPAKNLYLKAGFDIVGEFKDQYRIDGQSVSETAMTKLVKN
- a CDS encoding nucleotidyltransferase domain-containing protein: MEDVVSLEKRNLESLPLQNELVQSACAAFISEDDVVAAVLLGSLAAGKGDRVSDADILVFTQNDFHKAANSCFSVFESDKEIFYLLDGFHNDNAYFKKYIFNDLTSAEIHCLDVSEPFCISKPFKVLFDKNDIIEQRVTDAPAPKHEDFPAYTNGDEGLTWELFDCIKWMSRGNHELAKRHLKKLVDKF
- the rimK gene encoding 30S ribosomal protein S6--L-glutamate ligase; the protein is MKIAILSRNQNLYSTKRLVEAGIARGHEVDVIDTLHCYMDITSSRPTVRYQGNELPLYDAVIPRIGSSITFYGTAVARQFEMMGTFNVNESVAISRSRDKLRSLQLLSRKGVGLPRTGFASKPDNIKDLIKNVGGAPLVIKLLEGTQGIGVVLAETSKAAESIIEAFMGLKANILIQEYIKESGGADIRCLVIGGRVVAAMKRQAAEGEFRSNLHRGGSAEVIRLTKEERETAVSAAKIMGLNFCGVDLLRSNNGPMVMEVNSSPGLEGIEKATNLDVAGKLYEFIEKNAKFNANKTRGKG
- the ahpF gene encoding alkyl hydroperoxide reductase subunit F; translated protein: MLDQAIQQQLKQYLANVKQEVRLVVSLDESKASNDILSLANQIAEMSDLITVERDDNASARKPVMAVTNPEKGTSLRFAGLPMGHEFTSLVLALLHSGGHPIKLEPEVIEQIAALDKDLDVEIFISLSCQNCPDVVQAFNMMAAINPKVKATMIDGGLFQDEVKKRDIMAVPSVFVNGELFGQGRMSLTEILNKVDDGASEKAAKALSEKDPYDVLVVGGGPGGSAAALYAARKGIRTGVVAKRFGGQVMDTMAIENFISVKRTEGPKLATDLAEHLKEYDVDVVTEQQAEKLMGAAHTEDGLIHIQLESGATLKGKSVILSPGARWREMNVPGEQEYRNKGVAYCPHCDGPLFKGKKTAVIGGGNSGIEAAIDLAGIVEHVTVLEFADVLRADQVLIDKANSLPNVDIITMAQTTEVVGDGTRVTSLKYKDRNTDEIKEIELSGIFVQIGLVPNTEWLKDSEVALSERGEIEVGSRGETSLEGVFAAGDATTVPYKQIIIAMGEGAKASLGAFDYLIRKQG
- a CDS encoding mechanosensitive ion channel family protein encodes the protein MNAFDTAISWLEMTLFTFNEQPVTLWAILAVPTWVVVSLWVSKLIIKGVCARLTSSGKDPNIVHLIERVLFVVALAVIFLTTLSMLNIPITAFAFLSGAIAIGFGFGAQNIINNFISGWILIGEKPIRIGDFLEVEGAKGTVEQINTRSTRIRRVDGVHMLIPNSKLLENTVINWTLRDKLVRGSVVVGVAYGSDVRLVETLMREITSSNPKVLKTPEMAVFFQDFGDNALIFETFFWINSQVEGGVRAVTSEIRFAIDEAFKQHEITIAYPQRDIHLDGAIKIVRERR
- the ahpC gene encoding alkyl hydroperoxide reductase subunit C, producing MINTQIKPFAATAYKNGEFVEVTEQDVLGKWAVFFFYPADFTFVCPTELGDLADHYEELQKRGVEVYSVSTDTHFTHKAWHDSSDTIGKIQYYMLGDQTGNITNNFGVMREGQGLADRATFLIDPEGTIQAMEITAEGIGRDAEDLLRKVKAAQYVAAHPGEVCPAKWKEGEETLAPSLDLVGKI